Proteins found in one Rhodobacteraceae bacterium D3-12 genomic segment:
- a CDS encoding TauD/TfdA family dioxygenase, with the protein MHTTPLHPDFGLTVHDVDLRDVTTNHLFPDIRRAFETHSALLFPAQQMDDATHLRLAQLFGPLENRDAMAAGRDVAFEIPEVSNETATGVSAATDLHTLNLQANMLWHTDSTFLPTPALINILTARVLPPSGGGETELASTRSGWATMPDDLKAALKDSIIWHRLSHSRARISPDLAALPEMNKWPDRPWRAIWPNPVTGDESLFIASHAFAIEGMGLAEGQRIIDAAIAHCTAPAAVYTHHWQVGDVLLWDERACLHRGRPWNYDEPRTLKSICCSATDVDGLASVRVV; encoded by the coding sequence ATGCACACCACCCCACTCCACCCCGATTTCGGCCTGACCGTCCACGATGTCGACCTGCGCGACGTGACCACAAATCACCTGTTCCCCGACATCCGCCGCGCCTTTGAAACCCACTCGGCCCTGCTCTTTCCCGCACAGCAGATGGACGACGCGACCCACCTCCGCCTCGCCCAGCTGTTCGGCCCGCTCGAAAACCGCGATGCCATGGCCGCCGGGCGCGACGTCGCCTTTGAAATCCCCGAGGTTTCGAATGAAACCGCCACCGGCGTCTCTGCGGCGACGGACCTGCATACCCTCAACCTGCAGGCCAATATGCTCTGGCATACCGACAGCACCTTCCTGCCCACGCCCGCACTGATCAACATCCTGACCGCGCGGGTGTTACCACCCTCCGGCGGCGGCGAAACCGAACTCGCCAGCACCCGCAGCGGCTGGGCTACCATGCCCGACGACCTCAAAGCCGCCCTCAAAGACTCGATCATCTGGCACCGCCTGTCGCATTCCCGCGCCCGCATCTCGCCCGACCTCGCCGCCCTGCCCGAGATGAACAAATGGCCCGACCGCCCTTGGCGCGCGATCTGGCCCAATCCCGTCACCGGAGACGAGTCGCTCTTCATCGCCTCCCACGCCTTCGCCATCGAAGGCATGGGCCTCGCCGAGGGGCAGCGCATCATCGACGCCGCCATCGCCCATTGCACCGCGCCCGCCGCGGTCTATACCCATCACTGGCAGGTCGGCGATGTCCTGCTCTGGGACGAACGCGCCTGCCTGCACCGGGGCCGCCCATGGAACTACGACGAACCGCGCACCCTCAAATCCATCTGCTGCTCCGCCACCGATGTTGACGGCCTCGCCTCGGTCCGCGTCGTATGA